One part of the Chryseobacterium sp. 7 genome encodes these proteins:
- a CDS encoding aldo/keto reductase — MEKRILGNNKLEISALGLGCMGLSFGYGKVTEKQEAIQLIRAAFENGVTFFDTAECYGPFTNEILVGEALKPFRKDVVMATKFGFEDGDSTKGLDSSPARIRKVVEDSLKRLQTDYIDLFYQHRVDPNIPIEDVAGTVKDLITEGKVKHFGLSEAGVETIRRAHAVQSVTALQSEYSLFYREPEKEIIPTLEELGIGFVPFSPLGKGFLTGAINEETKFEDSDFRNIVPRFSEENRKANQALVDLLKSIAMEKEATPAQVALAWLLAQKSFIAPIPGTTKLHRLKENIGGVDLKLSSQDLSEIEDALSVIKVVGERYPQHLKERVGK; from the coding sequence ATGGAAAAAAGAATATTAGGAAATAACAAATTAGAGATTTCCGCATTAGGATTAGGATGTATGGGATTAAGTTTTGGTTATGGAAAAGTAACCGAAAAACAGGAAGCCATTCAGTTAATAAGAGCCGCTTTTGAAAATGGGGTAACTTTTTTTGATACAGCCGAATGTTATGGCCCATTCACCAATGAGATATTAGTTGGGGAAGCATTGAAACCCTTTAGAAAAGATGTTGTAATGGCCACCAAATTCGGATTTGAAGATGGAGATTCTACAAAGGGCTTAGACAGCAGCCCTGCAAGAATCAGAAAAGTGGTTGAAGATTCTTTGAAAAGACTACAGACAGATTATATTGATTTATTTTATCAGCATAGAGTTGACCCAAATATTCCGATTGAAGATGTTGCCGGAACGGTAAAAGATTTAATTACTGAAGGTAAGGTCAAGCATTTTGGTCTTTCGGAAGCTGGCGTGGAAACGATTCGCAGAGCACACGCAGTACAATCCGTAACCGCTTTACAAAGTGAATATTCTTTGTTTTACCGTGAACCTGAAAAAGAAATCATTCCTACATTAGAAGAATTAGGTATCGGATTTGTTCCGTTCAGTCCATTAGGCAAAGGTTTTTTAACAGGAGCAATCAATGAAGAAACAAAATTTGAAGACTCAGATTTTAGAAATATTGTGCCTAGATTCTCTGAAGAAAACAGAAAGGCAAACCAGGCCTTAGTAGATTTATTAAAATCAATTGCAATGGAGAAAGAAGCTACTCCTGCTCAGGTTGCTTTAGCTTGGTTGCTGGCTCAAAAGAGCTTTATTGCTCCAATTCCCGGCACTACCAAATTACATCGTTTAAAAGAAAATATTGGCGGAGTTGATTTAAAACTGAGTTCTCAGGATTTATCTGAAATCGAAGATGCTCTTTCTGTAATTAAAGTTGTTGGAGAAAGATATCCGCAGCACTTAAAAGAAAGGGTCGGAAAATAA
- a CDS encoding DUF4280 domain-containing protein, translating into MDRLKNDGEGNTPETQTQAQNTAQDSEQMKAENSKKMEEKRAENEEKDKVEDGLKVVIDTATLECTLCTVPKGIMKVNYDTPTIQEKKTATVKERGPKSLIFTGNCKKSPQMAAPCASVMNVRDWQDIGTYLSQEQFILLQKSTIPCTYGGVDIKITDSGQIHQPETVDAAGAPVPESKEKINGYFYNYNGSFEGNVKGQKKGNENDVYACEGKGAEEDIYKSPKKLNIVHSDFQKVCNIIKHEGLSSEKEEYLYIAHTNYNEAKRVGKTMFQLLNSSYSSVDAKDKVEMKTSEKDTISLYSRAGAIDALLRDVDEVKNDPTDNATQWDGEDFLAWGIDTDLKPDSTTKYGHNKFDEYDYIKISKSLYDSFESKITGRRGTTLAYNSVHEEGCDKGTHTHKTVKGKNKAVYNLPNEDFAKKDYWTTGDFYYKNATKRSFGLEATRVAGYTIFWKKVKV; encoded by the coding sequence ATGGATAGGTTAAAGAACGATGGAGAAGGAAATACTCCGGAAACTCAAACTCAAGCTCAAAATACGGCACAGGATAGCGAGCAGATGAAGGCGGAAAACAGTAAGAAGATGGAGGAGAAGCGTGCTGAAAATGAGGAAAAAGATAAAGTAGAAGATGGGTTGAAAGTTGTCATAGATACAGCAACGCTGGAATGTACTTTGTGTACTGTTCCCAAGGGAATTATGAAAGTGAATTATGATACTCCAACAATACAGGAAAAGAAAACCGCAACTGTAAAAGAGAGAGGTCCGAAAAGTTTAATTTTCACAGGAAATTGTAAAAAAAGCCCACAAATGGCAGCACCATGTGCTTCTGTTATGAATGTAAGAGATTGGCAAGATATAGGCACCTATCTTTCTCAGGAACAATTCATATTGCTGCAGAAAAGTACCATTCCATGTACTTATGGTGGTGTGGATATTAAAATTACCGATAGCGGGCAAATTCATCAGCCGGAAACCGTTGATGCAGCTGGAGCTCCTGTACCTGAATCAAAAGAAAAAATAAATGGCTATTTTTATAATTATAATGGAAGCTTCGAAGGAAATGTAAAAGGGCAAAAAAAAGGAAATGAAAATGATGTATATGCCTGCGAAGGAAAAGGAGCAGAAGAAGATATTTACAAAAGCCCTAAAAAACTGAATATTGTACATAGTGATTTTCAGAAAGTATGTAATATTATTAAACATGAAGGTCTTTCATCAGAAAAAGAAGAATACTTATATATAGCACATACAAATTATAATGAAGCAAAAAGAGTCGGAAAAACAATGTTCCAATTATTAAATTCCAGTTATTCCAGTGTGGATGCTAAGGATAAGGTTGAAATGAAAACTTCAGAAAAAGATACCATTTCTTTGTATTCCAGAGCGGGGGCAATTGATGCTCTTTTAAGAGACGTGGATGAGGTTAAAAATGATCCTACTGATAATGCAACACAATGGGATGGTGAAGATTTTCTTGCCTGGGGTATTGATACTGATTTAAAACCGGACAGTACCACAAAATACGGTCATAATAAGTTTGATGAGTATGATTATATAAAAATAAGTAAAAGCCTGTATGATTCGTTTGAAAGTAAAATAACCGGAAGAAGAGGAACAACTTTAGCTTATAATTCGGTTCATGAAGAGGGGTGTGATAAAGGGACGCATACACACAAAACGGTAAAAGGAAAAAATAAAGCAGTGTATAATCTCCCTAATGAAGATTTTGCAAAAAAAGACTATTGGACAACAGGTGATTTTTATTATAAAAATGCAACTAAGAGATCTTTCGGTCTTGAAGCAACCCGGGTTGCTGGATATACTATATTTTGGAAAAAAGTAAAAGTTTAA
- a CDS encoding IS5 family transposase: MLGKNPEKLPELFRPMLVDFIDEKHELVLLSEKIDWNYFEKEFSPLYSKVGNPSHPIRFMVGCLLLKHLYNLGDETLASAWIMNPYMQYFCGRVFFEHEFPCDPSNFVHFRKRIGENGIEKIFAYSVRMHDAKVNTSHFVLSDTTVQENNTTFPTDAKLCKKVIDYCNKIAEKEGLKQRQRYTKVSKRLVRNTYNGKHPKRAKMARKSQRQLKTIAMRLIRELERNFTAEQKEFYKNTLTLYAKAVTQKRNDTDKIYSIHKPFTRCIAKGKAHKQYEFGNKVGLITTSGKGKKIILGIKAFLQTPYDGHTIEPLLEQMENSGQQLPKELVYDRGGRGKSEIKGVKISIPSTPRKTDTAYQKQIKRKKFRTRAAIEPIIGHLKTDFRLAQNYFMGEMGPQINALLSATAWNMKKMMEILKKELSLFFYQIQIILFSNSMFKNKLENSIS; this comes from the coding sequence ATGTTGGGAAAAAATCCAGAAAAACTGCCAGAATTATTTCGCCCGATGTTGGTGGATTTTATTGATGAGAAGCACGAACTTGTATTGCTTTCAGAAAAAATTGATTGGAATTATTTCGAGAAAGAATTTTCTCCATTGTATTCTAAAGTAGGCAATCCAAGTCATCCGATTCGGTTTATGGTGGGCTGCCTTCTTTTGAAGCACCTGTACAATTTGGGCGATGAAACCCTTGCCTCAGCGTGGATTATGAATCCTTACATGCAGTATTTTTGCGGAAGAGTTTTCTTTGAACATGAATTCCCGTGTGACCCAAGTAATTTTGTGCATTTCCGAAAAAGAATTGGCGAAAACGGTATTGAAAAAATCTTTGCCTACAGTGTAAGGATGCATGATGCAAAGGTCAATACTTCACATTTTGTTTTGTCAGATACCACGGTTCAAGAGAATAACACTACTTTTCCTACGGATGCGAAATTGTGTAAAAAAGTAATTGATTATTGCAACAAAATAGCCGAAAAAGAAGGCCTAAAGCAGAGACAGCGCTACACGAAAGTCAGCAAACGACTGGTTCGCAACACCTACAACGGCAAACATCCTAAGCGAGCTAAAATGGCAAGAAAGTCACAAAGACAATTAAAAACCATCGCCATGAGGCTGATACGAGAACTGGAACGCAATTTTACGGCAGAACAGAAAGAGTTTTACAAAAATACACTGACACTTTACGCCAAAGCGGTTACTCAAAAAAGAAACGATACCGATAAAATTTACAGCATTCACAAACCATTTACCCGATGTATTGCGAAAGGAAAAGCTCATAAACAGTATGAATTTGGAAATAAGGTGGGCTTGATAACGACCTCGGGCAAAGGCAAAAAAATCATTCTTGGGATTAAGGCATTTTTACAAACACCATACGATGGTCACACCATTGAGCCGCTTCTGGAGCAAATGGAAAACAGTGGTCAGCAACTTCCAAAAGAACTCGTTTACGATCGAGGTGGCAGAGGAAAATCGGAGATCAAAGGCGTAAAAATCTCTATTCCAAGCACTCCAAGAAAAACAGACACCGCTTATCAAAAACAAATAAAACGCAAGAAATTCAGAACTAGAGCAGCGATCGAACCTATCATCGGACACTTAAAGACGGATTTTAGGCTGGCTCAAAATTATTTCATGGGAGAAATGGGGCCACAAATCAATGCATTATTATCAGCAACCGCCTGGAATATGAAGAAAATGATGGAAATACTGAAAAAAGAATTGAGTTTATTTTTTTATCAAATACAAATTATCCTATTTTCTAATTCTATGTTTAAAAATAAATTAGAAAATAGCATTTCTTAA
- a CDS encoding carboxymuconolactone decarboxylase family protein — MKQLKYFILIIQIMSVSLFVTDMKAQQLTTPSNHLSEKDKSTIAISSFTAQGKLKELKGSLNSGLDSGLTINEIKEILVHTYAYCGFPRSIRGLQTFMEVLDERKTKGINDVVGKEASIVDSENNKYERGKEILGQLTQAKQPDKLSGYSAFAPTIDTFLKEHLFADIFDRDVLTYVQRELVTISVISAIGDAEPMLQSHLGISLNVGWSPQQLNEFVTVVSSTLSKEKSNAAKVVLDQVLKNRSK, encoded by the coding sequence ATGAAACAATTGAAGTATTTCATTTTAATCATCCAGATAATGAGTGTTTCACTTTTTGTAACTGATATGAAAGCACAACAATTAACAACACCAAGTAATCATTTAAGTGAAAAAGATAAAAGTACCATTGCTATTTCCTCATTTACAGCGCAAGGTAAATTGAAAGAATTAAAAGGTAGTTTAAATTCCGGTCTTGATTCGGGTCTGACTATTAATGAAATAAAGGAAATTTTGGTACATACCTATGCTTATTGTGGTTTTCCGAGAAGCATAAGAGGTTTACAGACTTTTATGGAAGTTCTTGATGAAAGAAAGACAAAAGGTATTAATGATGTTGTTGGAAAAGAAGCTTCTATTGTTGATAGTGAAAACAACAAGTATGAACGTGGAAAGGAAATTCTTGGTCAACTTACCCAAGCAAAGCAACCTGACAAACTTTCAGGCTATTCAGCATTTGCACCGACAATAGATACATTTCTAAAGGAACATCTGTTTGCGGATATTTTTGATAGGGATGTTTTGACTTATGTACAAAGAGAATTGGTGACAATTTCTGTAATCAGTGCTATTGGTGATGCTGAACCAATGTTGCAATCTCATTTAGGCATCTCATTAAACGTTGGATGGTCACCACAGCAGTTGAATGAATTTGTTACTGTTGTCAGTTCTACTCTTAGTAAAGAAAAATCAAATGCAGCAAAAGTAGTTTTGGATCAGGTTTTAAAAAACAGATCAAAATAA
- a CDS encoding helix-turn-helix domain-containing protein, whose protein sequence is MSNSINFDTVDDYNQFNNHETLHPLVSVIDFSKAHKRTGSKMYFNLYCIFLKDVKCGDLKYGRATYDYQEGTLVFVSPGQVVDVENKVDIYQPLGHGLVFHPDLIKGTSLAKSISEYGFFGYQTNEALHLSKKEQQMVLEMFADIQSELSRPVDKHSKKVITSNIELFLNHCDRFYDRQFITRENVNKGILEKFEELLNTYFSSEKPNTVGLPSVAYCADELHFSANYFGDLIKKETGKTAQEYIQNKIIDVAKERVFNIDKSIAQIAYELGFKYPQHFIRLFKQRTGVTPNEYRSLN, encoded by the coding sequence ATGAGCAATTCAATCAATTTTGATACAGTGGATGATTATAATCAATTTAATAATCACGAAACTTTACATCCTTTGGTAAGTGTGATAGATTTTTCAAAAGCGCATAAAAGGACCGGGTCTAAAATGTACTTTAATCTGTACTGTATTTTTTTAAAAGATGTGAAATGCGGTGACCTCAAGTACGGTCGGGCAACTTATGATTATCAGGAAGGAACGTTGGTTTTTGTTTCTCCGGGGCAAGTTGTTGATGTAGAAAATAAAGTAGACATTTACCAGCCTTTGGGACACGGATTAGTTTTTCATCCGGATTTAATCAAGGGAACTTCTTTAGCTAAAAGTATTTCTGAATACGGTTTCTTCGGATATCAAACCAATGAAGCATTGCACCTCTCTAAAAAAGAGCAGCAAATGGTTTTGGAAATGTTCGCTGATATTCAATCTGAATTGAGCCGCCCAGTAGATAAACACAGTAAAAAAGTTATCACATCAAATATTGAGCTTTTTCTTAATCATTGTGACCGTTTTTATGACCGTCAGTTTATTACGCGGGAAAATGTGAATAAAGGTATTTTAGAAAAATTTGAAGAATTATTAAACACCTACTTTTCATCTGAGAAACCTAATACCGTAGGGCTTCCATCTGTAGCATATTGTGCAGATGAATTACATTTTTCAGCCAACTATTTTGGAGATCTGATTAAGAAAGAAACAGGAAAAACTGCACAGGAATATATTCAGAATAAAATTATTGATGTTGCCAAGGAAAGAGTTTTCAACATTGATAAATCTATTGCTCAGATTGCTTACGAATTAGGATTTAAATATCCACAGCATTTTATCAGACTTTTCAAGCAGAGAACGGGTGTCACTCCTAATGAATATAGAAGTTTGAATTAA
- a CDS encoding beta-1,6-N-acetylglucosaminyltransferase yields the protein MQTSFPITHPHSQTTDLHSAPQVTIAYFIMIHHRPDSFKEMFQKIYTRDQFYLIHIDRKAKAEFTEEIQLYLIHFPNVYILESMNIVSGGFSMIQAELNAMEYLLNVSHDWDYFINLSGEDFPLKSQNIIRQFLTVNNGRNYLFYYDQKFYRPDTLQRIQNHFTELTHKISSFIYKREFMKEVIPYIGGKWFILTRETCVFLTNNKRVMDFEDYYLHTLLPAESFFQTVLLNTAFSDIIVNDDKRAVIEKTFFSKDQYADNFIETLKSSNNLFIRKIDDKTNKNILKYINDTYLLPLTEINEVERELKRNDQNGKWS from the coding sequence ATGCAAACTTCATTTCCTATAACTCATCCCCATTCCCAAACTACCGATCTGCATTCAGCTCCGCAGGTGACGATAGCTTACTTTATTATGATCCATCATAGACCTGACTCATTTAAAGAGATGTTTCAGAAAATTTATACAAGGGATCAATTTTATCTTATTCATATCGACCGGAAAGCAAAAGCGGAATTTACAGAAGAAATACAATTATATTTAATACACTTCCCCAATGTGTATATTTTGGAAAGCATGAATATTGTGTCCGGAGGATTTAGTATGATCCAGGCTGAACTTAATGCGATGGAATATCTTTTGAATGTAAGTCATGACTGGGATTATTTTATCAACCTGAGTGGTGAAGACTTCCCACTCAAGTCACAAAATATTATACGTCAATTCCTTACCGTTAATAACGGAAGAAACTATCTTTTTTATTATGACCAGAAATTTTACAGGCCTGATACACTGCAAAGGATACAAAATCATTTTACAGAGCTAACCCATAAAATATCTTCATTTATTTATAAAAGAGAATTTATGAAGGAAGTTATACCTTATATTGGAGGGAAGTGGTTTATCCTTACAAGAGAAACCTGTGTATTTTTAACCAATAATAAAAGGGTAATGGATTTTGAAGATTATTACCTTCACACTCTTTTACCAGCTGAATCATTTTTCCAGACAGTACTCCTCAACACAGCCTTTAGTGATATTATTGTGAATGATGATAAAAGAGCAGTCATTGAAAAAACTTTTTTTAGTAAAGACCAATATGCTGACAACTTCATAGAAACCCTAAAATCCTCCAATAACCTTTTCATTAGAAAAATAGATGATAAAACAAATAAAAATATTCTAAAATATATTAATGACACTTATCTTCTTCCTTTAACTGAAATTAATGAAGTTGAAAGAGAACTTAAGAGAAATGATCAAAACGGCAAATGGTCATAA
- a CDS encoding cupin domain-containing protein, translating into MKPIVTLLLSILIVSSCCSKSTLERARTNIFPKGEKVTNNNFTGNVWLQMLGQDEQTLNTGVGNVTFEPGARTKWHLHPGGQIILVTDGIGYYQEKGQPKKILHKGDVIKCPANVEHWHGASENSYFVQIAVTDNKKGSVEWLQPVTEEEYHK; encoded by the coding sequence ATGAAACCAATAGTTACATTACTTTTATCAATATTAATTGTATCAAGCTGTTGTAGTAAATCCACATTGGAAAGAGCAAGGACTAATATTTTTCCTAAGGGGGAAAAAGTAACCAATAACAATTTTACAGGCAACGTTTGGCTGCAAATGCTGGGACAGGACGAACAGACACTTAATACGGGTGTGGGTAATGTAACTTTTGAACCCGGAGCGAGAACTAAATGGCATCTTCATCCCGGTGGACAAATTATCCTTGTAACTGATGGGATAGGATATTATCAGGAAAAAGGGCAGCCGAAAAAGATTTTACATAAAGGAGATGTTATCAAATGTCCTGCAAATGTTGAGCATTGGCACGGTGCAAGTGAAAATTCATATTTCGTTCAGATTGCAGTCACTGATAATAAGAAGGGCTCGGTAGAATGGTTACAACCTGTGACAGAAGAAGAGTATCATAAGTAA
- a CDS encoding alpha/beta hydrolase — translation MEKIEVIQHNNPFGLVYDDAITENVSGKVNIHPVKYKLNGIDIAANVYTPANYDPSKKYAAITVAHPNGGVKEQTAGLYAQRLAEAGYITIAADASYQGASGGEPRHTDKPFYRTEDIHGMADFISQYPGVDTNRIGAFGICGGGGYTLKATQSDKRFKAVATLSMFNSGEVRKNGFQNVGLNTIQERLKQASDARAQEAAGGEILYSGVASITDEEIEKITTDLYREGYIYYYRTNAHPNSTFLYPTSSLLDLMTWDATENIDLINQPLLMMAGSKADTKYMTDEAFPKAVNAKGKELFIIDGATHIQTYWRPEYVEKAAKKLTEFFGKNL, via the coding sequence ATGGAAAAAATTGAAGTAATCCAACATAATAATCCTTTCGGACTGGTTTATGATGATGCGATCACAGAAAATGTATCAGGAAAAGTGAATATCCATCCGGTAAAATATAAATTGAATGGAATTGATATTGCAGCCAATGTTTACACGCCTGCCAATTATGATCCTTCAAAAAAATATGCAGCAATCACTGTTGCACATCCAAATGGAGGTGTTAAGGAACAGACAGCAGGTCTTTATGCACAGCGTTTGGCGGAAGCTGGTTATATTACAATTGCTGCGGATGCATCTTATCAGGGAGCAAGTGGGGGAGAGCCTCGTCACACCGATAAACCTTTTTACAGAACAGAAGATATTCACGGAATGGCAGATTTTATTTCCCAATATCCTGGAGTTGATACCAATCGAATCGGCGCATTCGGAATTTGTGGTGGTGGAGGGTATACTTTGAAAGCCACTCAATCTGACAAAAGATTTAAAGCGGTTGCTACTTTAAGTATGTTTAACTCTGGTGAAGTACGAAAAAACGGATTTCAGAATGTAGGATTAAATACGATTCAGGAACGTTTAAAACAAGCTTCTGATGCAAGAGCACAGGAAGCTGCGGGTGGTGAAATTCTTTATTCCGGTGTGGCAAGCATTACCGATGAAGAAATTGAAAAAATTACTACTGACCTTTATCGCGAAGGATACATTTATTATTACAGAACCAATGCACATCCCAATTCAACATTTCTATATCCAACCAGTAGTTTATTGGATTTAATGACCTGGGATGCTACCGAAAATATTGATCTGATCAATCAGCCTCTATTAATGATGGCAGGCAGCAAAGCAGATACGAAATATATGACAGATGAAGCGTTTCCAAAAGCAGTAAATGCAAAAGGGAAAGAACTATTTATCATTGATGGTGCGACACATATCCAAACGTATTGGAGACCTGAATATGTAGAAAAAGCAGCGAAAAAACTGACTGAATTTTTTGGAAAAAATCTATAA
- a CDS encoding alpha/beta hydrolase, with protein sequence MTNKTTKYLSLIILILVSSFFVKAQNKVAQKPITIASQGNFSAGGSVIKSEGVFDPLKPWNVPQGGQTRHGDHADVFYQIPVKPKKLSMVFLHGYGQSRRSWQTTADGREGFANLFLRNGYSVYLVDQPGRGEAGQTTKPGQISGTPDDQTWFTQFRIGLYPKFNEGVQFPKDSISMDQFFRMMTPNTGSVDEAAIVNAMSSVMDKSGNGILFTHSAGGSPGWKTAIKNEKIKAVVAYEPGGFTFPEGEEPEGNRGGKGVPIQDFMKLTKIPIIVYYGDYIPTEETTAASLNFWRTVLKTARQWAKVVNSHGGDVTIVHLPELGIKGNTHFLMSDLNNAEVAGLLSKWLKEKGLDE encoded by the coding sequence ATGACAAATAAAACAACGAAATATTTAAGCTTAATCATCTTAATTTTAGTCTCCAGTTTTTTTGTTAAGGCACAAAATAAGGTGGCACAAAAACCCATTACTATTGCATCTCAAGGTAATTTCTCAGCCGGAGGTTCGGTGATCAAAAGTGAAGGCGTTTTCGATCCATTAAAACCATGGAATGTGCCTCAAGGAGGGCAAACAAGGCACGGAGATCACGCGGATGTTTTTTACCAAATTCCTGTAAAACCTAAAAAACTTTCGATGGTTTTCCTGCACGGTTATGGACAGTCTAGACGAAGCTGGCAGACCACAGCAGATGGAAGAGAAGGTTTTGCCAATCTATTTTTAAGAAACGGGTATAGTGTTTATCTTGTCGATCAGCCAGGTCGTGGAGAGGCCGGGCAGACCACAAAACCCGGACAAATTAGCGGTACGCCAGATGACCAGACTTGGTTTACCCAATTTCGAATTGGTCTTTACCCCAAATTCAATGAAGGCGTTCAGTTTCCAAAAGACAGCATTTCTATGGATCAATTTTTCCGTATGATGACACCTAATACAGGAAGTGTAGATGAAGCAGCGATTGTTAATGCAATGTCTTCGGTTATGGATAAATCCGGAAATGGGATTCTTTTCACACATTCGGCAGGAGGCTCACCCGGATGGAAAACAGCCATTAAGAATGAAAAAATTAAAGCTGTTGTTGCCTATGAACCCGGAGGATTCACCTTTCCGGAAGGAGAAGAACCTGAAGGAAACCGAGGAGGAAAAGGTGTTCCCATACAAGATTTTATGAAGCTAACCAAAATCCCAATTATAGTTTACTATGGAGATTATATTCCAACTGAAGAAACTACTGCAGCATCACTAAATTTTTGGAGAACCGTTCTGAAAACGGCAAGGCAATGGGCGAAAGTTGTCAATAGTCACGGTGGTGACGTTACTATTGTTCATCTTCCGGAATTGGGTATCAAAGGAAATACCCATTTTCTAATGTCTGATCTGAATAATGCAGAAGTTGCAGGATTATTATCAAAATGGTTGAAAGAGAAAGGGTTGGATGAGTAA
- a CDS encoding aldo/keto reductase: MKKVILNNGLEMPILGFGVFQVPDPSECEKAVIDAIDTGYRLLDTAASYGNEQAVGNAIKASQVAREDLFITTKLWVQDAGYENTLKAFETSLKKLQLNYLDLYLIHQPYGDIFGSWRAMQELYKQGKVRAIGVSNFHPDRIADLIANSGFTPAINQVETHPFHQQAETQKFLIENNVQIESWGPFAEGKNDIFNNEVLKTIAEKYNKSVAQVILNWLTSRNVIVIPKSVRKERMAENFNIFDFELSSEEMNAIATLDTASSLFFDHRDPNMVKWLSERKLDL; this comes from the coding sequence ATGAAAAAAGTAATATTAAACAACGGATTAGAAATGCCAATTTTAGGATTTGGAGTATTTCAGGTACCCGATCCTTCGGAATGTGAAAAAGCTGTTATTGATGCTATTGACACTGGATATAGATTATTAGATACTGCTGCATCTTATGGAAACGAGCAAGCTGTTGGTAATGCGATCAAAGCCAGCCAGGTTGCAAGAGAAGATTTATTTATAACAACAAAGCTTTGGGTGCAGGATGCTGGATATGAAAATACATTAAAAGCCTTTGAAACATCATTGAAAAAACTTCAGTTGAATTATCTGGATTTATACCTTATTCATCAACCGTATGGAGATATTTTTGGTTCTTGGAGAGCAATGCAGGAATTGTATAAACAAGGAAAAGTAAGGGCTATAGGTGTTTCTAATTTTCATCCGGACAGGATTGCCGATTTAATTGCCAACAGTGGATTTACACCGGCAATCAATCAGGTAGAGACTCATCCTTTCCATCAACAGGCTGAAACACAAAAATTCTTAATTGAAAATAATGTACAGATAGAATCCTGGGGACCTTTTGCAGAAGGAAAGAATGATATTTTTAATAATGAAGTTTTAAAAACGATCGCAGAAAAATACAACAAATCTGTAGCTCAGGTGATTTTGAACTGGTTAACAAGCAGAAATGTTATCGTTATTCCAAAATCGGTAAGAAAAGAAAGGATGGCTGAAAATTTCAACATTTTCGATTTTGAACTTTCTTCTGAAGAGATGAATGCTATCGCCACTTTAGATACTGCTTCCAGTCTTTTCTTTGACCATAGAGATCCCAATATGGTTAAATGGCTTAGTGAAAGAAAATTGGACTTGTAA
- a CDS encoding flavodoxin family protein gives MEKLKNFGVWFCAVLLLLSSCSKAQKSMSEKKEMLKDKNVLIVYLSRTKNTKTIADIIHQNTGGTLIELELQNPYPEDYKAIVDQVAKENDTNFLPPLKTKIDDIEKYDVIFLGFPTWGMQLPPPMKSFLCQNNFKGKTIILFNTNAGYGIGNSFDTVKKLSPGSTILEGFTIKGGVERDGILFVMEGKKKIEAEKKVKEWLIRIGMSK, from the coding sequence ATGGAAAAGTTGAAAAATTTTGGTGTATGGTTTTGTGCAGTACTTCTATTATTATCATCTTGCTCAAAAGCTCAGAAATCAATGTCTGAAAAAAAGGAAATGTTGAAAGACAAAAATGTATTGATTGTTTATCTATCTCGAACAAAAAATACAAAAACAATTGCCGACATCATTCATCAAAATACCGGTGGAACCTTAATTGAGTTGGAATTACAGAATCCTTATCCCGAAGATTACAAAGCAATTGTAGATCAGGTGGCGAAAGAAAATGACACTAATTTTTTACCTCCGCTTAAAACAAAGATTGACGATATAGAAAAATATGATGTGATCTTTTTGGGGTTTCCAACCTGGGGAATGCAGTTACCACCTCCGATGAAAAGTTTTTTGTGCCAGAACAATTTTAAAGGGAAAACAATTATTCTTTTTAATACCAATGCAGGTTATGGTATTGGAAACAGTTTTGACACCGTGAAAAAGCTAAGTCCTGGCAGTACAATATTAGAAGGCTTTACGATCAAAGGTGGTGTTGAGCGGGATGGTATTCTGTTCGTAATGGAAGGAAAGAAGAAAATTGAAGCAGAAAAGAAAGTAAAAGAATGGCTTATCAGGATCGGAATGTCTAAATAA